From one Nocardioides sp. Kera G14 genomic stretch:
- a CDS encoding alpha-ketoglutarate-dependent dioxygenase AlkB — MDFQGSLFATAGLDSDGFDMAGLARTPLRGGAWVDVASGWLPDADDVFRALIDRVPWRAEQRQMYDRVVDVPRLLHTYMAGESLPHTVLRHAREALSDHYEAELGERFRTAGCCYYRDGRDSVAWHGDTIGRGRTSDTMVAIVSLGDPRRLALRPRGGGDSISFEMGHGDLLVMGGSCQRTWEHAVPKVAHAGPRLSVQFRPRDVF; from the coding sequence ATGGACTTCCAGGGTTCACTCTTCGCCACCGCCGGTCTGGACTCCGACGGGTTCGACATGGCGGGCCTGGCCCGCACTCCGCTCCGGGGTGGGGCGTGGGTGGACGTGGCGAGCGGCTGGCTGCCGGATGCGGACGACGTCTTCCGTGCGCTGATCGATCGGGTGCCCTGGCGCGCTGAGCAGCGCCAGATGTATGACCGGGTCGTCGACGTACCGCGGCTGCTGCACACCTACATGGCGGGGGAGTCGCTGCCGCACACGGTGCTTCGGCACGCGCGCGAGGCGCTGAGCGACCACTACGAGGCGGAGCTGGGGGAGCGCTTCCGGACGGCGGGCTGTTGCTACTACCGCGACGGCCGTGACTCGGTGGCGTGGCACGGCGACACGATCGGGCGTGGCCGCACCAGCGACACCATGGTGGCGATCGTCTCGCTCGGCGACCCGCGTCGGTTGGCCCTGCGACCCCGGGGTGGCGGCGACTCGATCTCCTTCGAGATGGGTCACGGCGACCTGCTCGTCATGGGCGGGTCGTGCCAGCGGACGTGGGAGCACGCGGTGCCCAAGGTGGCCCATGCCGGGCCACGGCTCTCAGTGCAGTTCCGCCCGCGAGACGTCTTCTGA
- a CDS encoding RtcB family protein, giving the protein MEKITPKLMNWASILEDKTRAQALTTATMPFVFPHVALMPDAHLGLGATVGSVIPTLGAIIPAAVGVDIGCGMIAVRTQYAAGELPRDRRPLREAIERAIPLSAGAANRKVSRAHTEQRLAELTRMAEQAGFDPASYAKAWELQLGTLGSGNHFIEVTVDELDQVWLFLHSGSRGVGNKIAQRHIRVAADLCKKQWIQLPDRDLAYLVEGTDEFDAYIREMRWAQHYALLNREEMMDRVVRQFAEWVGLSSADEVQRLEEINCHHNYTEQETHWGKQVWLSRKGAINAESGRAGLIPGSMGTASYVVSGLGNRLALNSAPHGAGRSFSRSAARRQFSTEDLRKAMVGIEYRDTDAFIDEIPAAYKDIDQVMADARDLVEIRHTLRQIVNVKGD; this is encoded by the coding sequence ATGGAGAAGATCACACCGAAGCTCATGAACTGGGCTTCGATCCTCGAGGACAAGACCCGCGCGCAGGCACTGACGACGGCGACCATGCCGTTCGTCTTCCCGCACGTGGCGCTGATGCCGGACGCCCACCTAGGGCTGGGCGCAACGGTGGGGTCGGTCATCCCGACCCTCGGCGCGATCATCCCGGCGGCGGTCGGCGTCGACATCGGTTGCGGCATGATCGCGGTCCGCACGCAGTACGCCGCCGGCGAGCTGCCGCGGGACCGGCGACCGCTGCGCGAGGCGATCGAGCGCGCGATCCCGCTGAGCGCCGGTGCCGCCAACCGCAAGGTCAGCCGTGCCCACACCGAGCAGCGCCTGGCCGAGCTCACCCGGATGGCGGAGCAGGCGGGCTTCGACCCGGCCTCCTACGCCAAGGCGTGGGAGCTCCAGCTCGGCACGCTCGGCTCGGGCAACCACTTCATCGAGGTGACGGTCGACGAGCTCGACCAGGTCTGGCTCTTCCTCCACTCCGGCTCGCGGGGTGTCGGCAACAAGATCGCGCAGCGGCACATCCGTGTCGCCGCCGACCTCTGCAAGAAGCAGTGGATCCAGCTGCCCGACCGGGACCTCGCCTACCTCGTCGAGGGCACGGACGAGTTCGACGCCTACATCCGCGAGATGCGCTGGGCACAGCACTACGCCCTGCTCAACCGCGAGGAGATGATGGACCGCGTCGTGCGGCAGTTCGCCGAGTGGGTGGGCCTCTCGTCGGCCGACGAGGTGCAGCGGCTCGAGGAGATCAACTGCCACCACAACTACACGGAGCAGGAGACCCACTGGGGCAAGCAGGTGTGGCTCTCCCGCAAGGGCGCGATCAACGCGGAGTCGGGGCGCGCGGGCCTGATCCCGGGGAGCATGGGGACGGCGTCGTACGTCGTCAGCGGGCTCGGCAACCGGCTGGCGCTCAACTCCGCACCCCACGGTGCCGGGCGCAGCTTCAGCCGCTCCGCCGCCCGACGGCAGTTCTCGACCGAGGACCTCAGGAAGGCGATGGTCGGCATCGAGTACCGCGACACCGACGCCTTCATCGACGAGATCCCGGCTGCGTACAAGGACATCGACCAGGTCATGGCCGACGCACGTGACCTCGTCGAGATCCGCCACACCCTCCGGCAGATCGTGAACGTCAAGGGCGACTGA
- a CDS encoding DUF2207 domain-containing protein, which translates to MNRFVVYVVGVLVMLGLLAAPALIFDIAPSADETFEPTSISRYDASFTVDRDGDLSAVESIDVDFPSGDRHGIFRFFDRYDPNAPHARRTPEDISVSRDGAAEPYSEESQGRGRYTVLQIGDAGTTLDRGTHHYEIRYTIPGVLLKDEAGGSSFYWNVVPGGWQQAMTNVDVTVKLPVNAATSVRCGVGQGSATVPCTPTGTGTRELGIHLDSLPARTPVTLLTHLDLKTPAEGGHLPWTMRWDHVLGTQLWLTILVLILGVAGALLGARLGARAREKEPPFPLVYAPPPGLNPAQGAYLLRETIPRHAFVATLLDGAQRGVLTLDRSEDSWSVAPVAADDPSDLALTTAHRLAGGHGTFTASKRDVTAGQKLQSEMKSFKSAVKLYAIEQGHLSRTGFAGVGGLLVLGGLALMLANLIWNPFGMTILGIIPGAFAIFGFSMAAAGAGTKRTKTGRELWSQLGGFRRVLSTPSSKDRFEFSGRQDLYTAYIPWAVAFDCAKEWADKYRTEVGSEPPVPTYFGGYYAGAVLAHGGDVTSDLVRDFDSTVNSAIASYTATQTSSSSGGGGFGGGGFSGGGGGGGGGGGSW; encoded by the coding sequence GTGAACCGCTTCGTCGTCTACGTCGTCGGCGTGCTCGTGATGCTCGGTCTGTTGGCCGCACCGGCGCTGATCTTCGACATCGCGCCGAGCGCGGACGAGACCTTCGAGCCGACGTCGATCAGCCGCTACGACGCGAGCTTCACCGTCGATCGGGACGGCGACCTGAGCGCCGTGGAGTCCATCGACGTGGACTTCCCCAGTGGTGACAGGCACGGCATCTTCCGCTTCTTCGACCGCTACGACCCGAACGCACCGCACGCCCGACGTACGCCTGAGGACATCTCGGTCAGCCGCGACGGTGCCGCGGAGCCCTACTCCGAGGAGAGTCAGGGACGCGGGCGCTACACCGTCCTCCAGATCGGCGATGCCGGCACCACGCTGGACAGAGGGACGCACCACTACGAGATCCGCTACACGATCCCCGGCGTCCTGCTGAAGGACGAGGCCGGCGGCAGCAGCTTCTACTGGAACGTCGTGCCCGGCGGCTGGCAGCAGGCGATGACGAACGTCGACGTCACCGTGAAGCTGCCCGTGAACGCAGCCACCTCCGTCCGCTGCGGTGTCGGTCAGGGCAGTGCCACCGTCCCCTGTACGCCGACCGGCACCGGCACGCGCGAGCTGGGCATCCACCTCGACTCCCTGCCGGCCAGGACGCCGGTCACCCTGCTCACCCACCTCGACCTGAAGACGCCCGCCGAGGGCGGCCATCTGCCGTGGACCATGCGCTGGGACCACGTCCTCGGCACGCAGCTCTGGCTCACGATCCTCGTTCTGATCCTCGGTGTGGCCGGCGCCCTTCTGGGCGCTCGGCTCGGTGCACGGGCGCGGGAGAAGGAGCCACCCTTCCCGCTGGTCTACGCGCCGCCCCCGGGACTCAACCCGGCCCAGGGCGCCTACCTCCTGCGCGAGACCATTCCCCGGCACGCCTTCGTCGCCACCCTCCTCGACGGCGCCCAGCGCGGCGTCCTCACGCTGGACCGCAGCGAGGACTCGTGGAGCGTGGCTCCCGTCGCGGCGGACGACCCCTCCGACCTTGCGCTCACGACGGCGCACCGGCTGGCCGGCGGCCACGGCACCTTCACCGCGAGCAAGCGTGACGTCACCGCCGGCCAGAAGCTGCAGAGCGAGATGAAGTCGTTCAAGTCGGCGGTGAAGCTCTACGCGATCGAGCAGGGACACCTCTCCCGGACCGGCTTCGCGGGCGTCGGCGGTCTCCTCGTGCTCGGCGGCCTCGCGCTCATGCTGGCCAACCTGATCTGGAACCCGTTCGGGATGACGATCCTCGGCATCATCCCGGGCGCCTTCGCCATCTTCGGCTTCTCGATGGCTGCGGCCGGTGCCGGCACCAAGCGCACCAAGACGGGCCGTGAGCTCTGGTCACAGCTCGGAGGGTTCCGGCGCGTGCTGTCCACGCCCAGCAGCAAGGACCGCTTCGAGTTCTCCGGCCGTCAGGACCTGTACACCGCCTACATCCCGTGGGCGGTGGCCTTCGACTGTGCCAAGGAGTGGGCGGACAAGTACCGCACCGAGGTCGGGTCCGAGCCGCCGGTGCCGACGTACTTCGGCGGGTACTACGCCGGTGCCGTACTCGCCCACGGCGGCGACGTCACCTCCGACCTGGTCCGCGACTTCGACAGCACGGTCAACAGCGCGATCGCGTCCTACACGGCCACCCAGACCTCCTCGTCGTCCGGAGGCGGCGGCTTCGGCGGCGGTGGCTTCAGCGGTGGCGGCGGTGGCGGCGGTGGTGGCGGCGGCTCCTGGTGA
- a CDS encoding GntR family transcriptional regulator, translating into MDQVLAPRVRSLKHETIREYVRGLVAQEEPGTPAPSERELVHRFGVARMTVRQALDALVVEGLLERIPGRGTFVARPRRRATPVLSFTDDAVRRGKVADSQTLVSRREAASESVAKALGISEGDAVIYWRRLRTVDGAPTCVVDAWLNEILLPGFLHSPLPASLYDELGARGLRPTWAEDIINVGPSVLDEAALLEVPREALVVRGQRRAFAGEVIVEVSRAAWRTDRFQLRLQLGTTD; encoded by the coding sequence ATGGACCAGGTGCTGGCGCCCCGCGTGCGCTCGCTGAAGCACGAGACCATCCGCGAGTACGTCCGCGGTCTCGTCGCTCAGGAGGAGCCCGGCACACCCGCCCCGTCCGAGCGCGAACTGGTCCACCGCTTCGGCGTCGCCCGCATGACGGTCCGCCAGGCCCTCGACGCCCTCGTCGTCGAAGGGCTGCTCGAGCGGATCCCCGGCCGCGGCACCTTCGTCGCACGTCCGCGACGCCGCGCCACGCCCGTCCTCTCCTTCACCGACGACGCCGTCCGCCGGGGCAAGGTCGCCGACTCACAGACACTGGTCTCCCGCCGCGAGGCGGCCTCGGAGTCCGTGGCCAAGGCGCTCGGCATCTCCGAGGGTGACGCGGTCATCTACTGGCGCCGGCTCCGCACCGTCGACGGCGCACCGACCTGTGTCGTCGACGCCTGGCTCAACGAGATCCTGCTGCCCGGCTTCCTGCACTCGCCGCTGCCGGCCAGCCTCTACGACGAGCTCGGAGCACGCGGCCTGCGTCCCACCTGGGCCGAGGACATCATCAACGTCGGCCCGTCGGTGCTCGATGAGGCCGCGCTGCTCGAGGTCCCGCGCGAGGCGTTGGTCGTCCGTGGTCAGCGCCGAGCCTTCGCCGGTGAGGTGATCGTCGAGGTCAGCCGCGCCGCGTGGCGGACGGACCGGTTCCAGCTGCGCCTCCAGCTCGGCACCACCGACTAG
- a CDS encoding MFS transporter, producing MSRVGFATYAEVLKEPIIRRTVLLGLVIRIPLWAANIVLTLHVVTHLGRSYAEAGLVGMVVSGCLAISGPWRGRMLDRKGLRTALTPSLVVGGLVWCLAPWVGYWPLALLAGLSALFTVPSFPIIRQVLISHVPDEQRTTALSIDSVAVEVSFLIGPVLGVFAATWLPTPVALMICQLAVVAGAAALWVANPPLNSVHSDLSAGHVPVRAWLSPTACAVLAMTMICTVILAAEDLSTVAALRHWGRPTDIGWVLALWGAGSGVGGLVYGAMKRPPSAAALLILLAGSTALVALAPHQWSFVVLLTLSGAFCAPTITATVDALSRLVPASIRGEVMGWHGSALTFGSAAGAPLIGIALDQGGWAAGFGFAGLGGLAVAVLALVVSRSFAAREVVVEEETPLLLAPDPLAGPSEDVSRAELH from the coding sequence ATGTCACGAGTGGGATTCGCGACGTACGCCGAGGTGCTCAAGGAGCCGATCATCCGGCGCACGGTCCTCCTCGGGCTGGTCATCCGGATCCCGCTCTGGGCTGCCAACATCGTCCTGACGCTCCACGTCGTCACCCACCTGGGCCGCTCCTACGCCGAGGCCGGGCTGGTCGGCATGGTCGTCTCCGGTTGCCTCGCGATCAGCGGTCCGTGGCGCGGGCGGATGCTCGACCGCAAGGGACTGCGTACGGCGCTGACCCCCTCGCTCGTCGTCGGTGGGTTGGTCTGGTGCCTCGCACCTTGGGTCGGTTACTGGCCGCTCGCGCTGCTGGCCGGCCTCAGCGCGCTCTTCACCGTCCCGAGCTTCCCGATCATCCGTCAGGTGCTGATCAGCCACGTGCCGGACGAGCAGCGCACCACAGCGCTCTCGATCGACTCAGTGGCGGTCGAGGTGAGCTTCCTGATCGGCCCCGTCCTCGGCGTCTTCGCCGCCACGTGGCTGCCGACCCCGGTCGCGCTGATGATCTGCCAGTTGGCCGTCGTCGCCGGTGCCGCAGCCCTCTGGGTCGCCAACCCGCCGCTCAACAGCGTCCACTCCGACCTCTCGGCCGGCCACGTGCCGGTGCGCGCCTGGCTGTCGCCCACTGCGTGCGCCGTGCTCGCGATGACGATGATCTGCACGGTCATCCTCGCGGCGGAGGACCTCTCCACCGTCGCCGCCCTGCGGCACTGGGGCCGCCCGACCGACATCGGCTGGGTGCTGGCCCTGTGGGGAGCAGGCTCCGGGGTCGGCGGCCTCGTCTACGGCGCGATGAAGCGCCCGCCCAGCGCCGCCGCCCTGCTCATCCTGCTGGCCGGGTCGACCGCACTCGTCGCACTGGCGCCGCACCAGTGGTCGTTCGTCGTCCTCCTCACGCTCTCGGGCGCCTTCTGTGCACCGACCATCACCGCCACCGTCGACGCGCTCTCACGGCTGGTGCCGGCGAGCATCCGCGGCGAGGTGATGGGTTGGCACGGCTCGGCCCTCACCTTCGGCTCGGCCGCCGGCGCCCCGCTGATCGGCATCGCACTGGACCAGGGTGGCTGGGCCGCCGGATTCGGGTTCGCCGGCCTGGGCGGGCTCGCCGTCGCCGTACTCGCCCTCGTGGTCTCGAGGAGTTTCGCCGCTCGGGAGGTCGTCGTGGAGGAGGAGACGCCGCTGCTCCTGGCGCCCGACCCCCTTGCGGGTCCCTCAGAAGACGTCTCGCGGGCGGAACTGCACTGA
- the groL gene encoding chaperonin GroEL (60 kDa chaperone family; promotes refolding of misfolded polypeptides especially under stressful conditions; forms two stacked rings of heptamers to form a barrel-shaped 14mer; ends can be capped by GroES; misfolded proteins enter the barrel where they are refolded when GroES binds) → MPKLIAFNEEARRGLERGMNTLADAVKVTLGPKGRNVVLEKKWGAPTITNDGVSIAKEIELEDPYEKIGAELVKEVAKKTDDVAGDGTTTATVLAQALVREGLRNVAAGANPMGLKKGIEKAVDAISAQLLSNAKEIETKEEIAATASISAADTTVGELIAEAMDKVGKEGVITVEESNTFGLDLELTEGMRFDKGYISAYFVTDPERMEAVLEDPYILIANQKISSVKDVLPLLEKVIQSGKPLVIIAEDTDGEALSTLVVNKIKGTFKSVAVKAPGFGDRRKAMLQDIAILTGGQVISEEVGLKLDTADLSLLGQARKVVITKDETTIVEGAGDQAQIEGRVNQIRAEIDKSDSDYDREKLQERLAKLAGGVAVIKVGAATEVELKERKHRIEDAVRNAKAAVEEGILPGGGVALVQAGAAVFEKLEADLTGDEATGAAIVKAGISAPLKQIAINAGLEGGVVAEKVASLPSGQGLNAATGEYVDLLAEGIIDPAKVTRSALQNAASIAALFLTTEAVVADKPEKAGAAMPGGDMGGMGGMDF, encoded by the coding sequence ATGCCTAAGTTGATTGCCTTCAACGAGGAGGCCCGCCGTGGCCTCGAGCGGGGTATGAACACCCTCGCTGACGCCGTCAAGGTCACCCTCGGCCCGAAGGGCCGCAACGTCGTCCTCGAGAAGAAGTGGGGCGCCCCCACGATCACCAACGACGGTGTCTCCATCGCCAAGGAGATCGAGCTCGAGGACCCCTACGAGAAGATCGGCGCCGAGCTGGTCAAGGAGGTCGCGAAGAAGACCGACGACGTCGCCGGCGACGGTACGACGACCGCGACCGTCCTCGCCCAGGCACTCGTCCGCGAGGGCCTGCGCAACGTGGCCGCCGGCGCCAACCCGATGGGTCTGAAGAAGGGCATCGAGAAGGCCGTCGACGCCATCTCCGCCCAGCTCCTCTCCAACGCCAAGGAGATCGAGACCAAGGAGGAGATCGCCGCCACCGCGTCCATCTCCGCCGCTGACACCACGGTCGGCGAGCTCATCGCCGAGGCCATGGACAAGGTCGGCAAGGAGGGCGTGATCACGGTCGAGGAGTCCAACACCTTCGGCCTCGACCTCGAGCTCACCGAGGGCATGCGCTTCGACAAGGGCTACATCTCGGCCTACTTCGTCACCGACCCCGAGCGCATGGAGGCGGTCCTCGAGGACCCCTACATCCTGATCGCCAACCAGAAGATCAGCTCCGTCAAGGACGTCCTGCCGCTGCTCGAGAAGGTCATCCAGTCCGGCAAGCCGCTGGTCATCATCGCCGAGGACACCGACGGCGAGGCCCTCTCCACGCTGGTCGTCAACAAGATCAAGGGCACCTTCAAGTCCGTCGCCGTCAAGGCCCCGGGCTTCGGTGACCGCCGCAAGGCCATGCTCCAGGACATCGCGATCCTCACCGGTGGCCAGGTCATCTCCGAGGAGGTCGGCCTCAAGCTCGACACCGCCGACCTGAGCCTCCTCGGCCAGGCCCGCAAGGTCGTCATCACCAAGGACGAGACCACCATCGTCGAGGGCGCGGGCGACCAGGCCCAGATCGAGGGCCGGGTCAACCAGATCCGCGCCGAGATCGACAAGTCGGACTCCGACTACGACCGCGAGAAGCTCCAGGAGCGCCTCGCCAAGCTGGCCGGCGGCGTGGCCGTCATCAAGGTCGGCGCGGCGACCGAGGTCGAGCTCAAGGAGCGCAAGCACCGCATCGAGGACGCCGTCCGCAACGCCAAGGCTGCTGTCGAGGAGGGCATCCTCCCCGGTGGTGGTGTCGCGCTCGTCCAGGCCGGCGCGGCCGTCTTCGAGAAGCTCGAGGCCGACCTGACCGGCGACGAGGCCACCGGTGCCGCGATCGTCAAGGCCGGCATCTCCGCCCCGCTCAAGCAGATCGCGATCAACGCCGGTCTCGAGGGTGGCGTCGTGGCCGAGAAGGTCGCCTCGCTTCCGTCGGGCCAGGGCCTCAACGCCGCCACCGGCGAGTACGTCGACCTGCTGGCCGAGGGCATCATCGACCCGGCCAAGGTCACGCGCTCCGCGCTGCAGAACGCCGCCTCCATCGCGGCGCTCTTCCTCACCACCGAGGCTGTCGTCGCCGACAAGCCGGAGAAGGCTGGCGCTGCCATGCCGGGTGGCGACATGGGCGGCATGGGCGGTATGGACTTCTGA
- the serA gene encoding phosphoglycerate dehydrogenase — protein sequence MAEKALLLENIHPLAVETLERAGFEVELKSASMSEDELIANLPGVTLLGIRSNTHLTEKVFDSATDLRAVGCFCIGTNQVDLTAAANRGIAVFNAPFSNTRSVVELVIAEIISLARRLPEKTQKMHAGIWDKSAKGSHEVRGRTLGIVGYGNIGTQLSNLAEAMGLHVIFYDVADRLAHGNARRMPSLEALLAEADVVSLHVDGRPGNAGIFGDEQFRLMKPRSLFINAARGMVVDTAALREHILSGHIAGAALDVFPIEPKAQGDEFESPLRGLDNVILTPHVGGSTQEAQEEIGHFVANKLKNFQLEGSTALSVNLPAVQPPALSEGSRVGFLHVNVPGVLADVNSVLATEGANVTGQYLATRGEQGYVVTDLSVELSEGALAKLEESPHTLWLRHYSS from the coding sequence ATGGCTGAGAAGGCGCTGCTCCTGGAGAACATCCACCCCCTCGCGGTCGAGACGCTCGAGCGTGCGGGCTTCGAGGTGGAGCTCAAGAGCGCGTCCATGTCCGAGGACGAGCTGATCGCCAACCTGCCCGGCGTGACCCTGCTGGGCATCCGCTCCAACACGCACCTGACCGAGAAGGTCTTCGACTCCGCCACGGACCTGCGTGCGGTCGGCTGCTTCTGCATCGGCACCAACCAGGTCGACCTCACCGCCGCGGCGAACAGGGGCATCGCCGTCTTCAACGCGCCGTTCTCCAACACCCGCAGCGTCGTCGAGCTCGTGATCGCCGAGATCATCAGCCTCGCCCGCCGCCTGCCGGAGAAGACCCAGAAGATGCACGCCGGCATCTGGGACAAGTCCGCCAAGGGCTCCCACGAGGTCCGCGGCCGCACGCTCGGCATCGTCGGCTACGGCAACATCGGCACCCAGCTCTCGAACCTCGCCGAGGCGATGGGCCTCCACGTCATCTTCTACGACGTCGCCGACCGCCTCGCCCACGGCAATGCCCGTCGGATGCCGAGCCTCGAGGCGCTCCTCGCCGAGGCCGACGTCGTGTCCCTGCACGTGGACGGCCGCCCGGGCAACGCCGGCATCTTCGGCGACGAGCAGTTCCGCCTGATGAAGCCGCGCAGCCTCTTCATCAACGCCGCCCGCGGCATGGTCGTCGACACCGCCGCGCTCCGCGAGCACATCCTGAGCGGCCACATCGCCGGCGCCGCGCTGGACGTCTTCCCGATCGAGCCCAAGGCCCAGGGTGACGAGTTCGAGAGCCCGCTGCGCGGCCTCGACAACGTCATCCTCACGCCTCACGTCGGCGGCTCGACGCAGGAGGCCCAGGAGGAGATCGGCCACTTCGTCGCCAACAAGCTCAAGAACTTCCAGCTCGAGGGCTCCACCGCCCTCAGCGTCAACCTCCCCGCCGTCCAGCCGCCGGCACTGTCCGAGGGCAGTCGCGTCGGCTTCCTGCACGTCAACGTCCCGGGCGTCCTGGCCGACGTCAACAGCGTGCTCGCGACCGAGGGCGCCAACGTCACCGGCCAGTACCTCGCCACCCGCGGCGAGCAGGGGTACGTCGTCACCGACCTGTCCGTCGAGCTCAGCGAGGGCGCGCTGGCGAAGCTGGAGGAGTCGCCGCACACACTGTGGCTCCGCCACTACAGCAGCTGA
- a CDS encoding LemA family protein, whose translation MLIGIIVLVVVVALVLFGVVGFNRLRSTDVSAQEALGGIDVQLTRRADLIPNLVETVKGYAAHEKEVLEEVTRARAGVQAAAAGTDVPAKAAADAQLQGALGRLNVAVEAYPDLKANQNFLDLQKQLAETENQIAFARTYYNDAVSTLNKLVVTIPWMFFTGLAKVGKRDFYKAPEGQQTAPTVSF comes from the coding sequence ATGCTGATCGGGATCATCGTCCTCGTCGTGGTCGTCGCCCTCGTCCTCTTCGGGGTCGTGGGGTTCAACAGGCTGCGCTCCACCGACGTCAGCGCCCAGGAGGCGCTGGGTGGGATCGACGTCCAGCTCACCCGTCGCGCCGACCTGATCCCGAACCTCGTCGAGACCGTCAAGGGCTACGCCGCGCACGAGAAGGAGGTCCTCGAGGAGGTCACCCGCGCTCGGGCGGGCGTCCAGGCCGCCGCCGCAGGCACCGACGTCCCGGCCAAGGCCGCCGCCGACGCCCAGCTGCAGGGCGCGCTCGGCAGGCTCAACGTCGCCGTCGAGGCGTACCCCGACCTCAAGGCCAACCAGAACTTCCTCGACCTGCAGAAGCAGCTGGCCGAGACCGAGAACCAGATCGCCTTCGCGCGCACCTACTACAACGACGCTGTCTCGACGCTCAACAAGCTCGTCGTCACGATCCCGTGGATGTTCTTCACCGGCCTCGCCAAGGTCGGCAAGCGCGACTTCTACAAGGCCCCCGAGGGCCAGCAGACCGCACCGACCGTCAGCTTCTGA